Proteins co-encoded in one Pirellulales bacterium genomic window:
- a CDS encoding prolyl oligopeptidase family serine peptidase, producing the protein MPTTAAERPRFDYPATKTVDQADEYHGTRVADPYRWLEEDVRESPAVAEWVEAQNRVTFGYLEKLPQRQKLRDRLTEIWNYERFSAPMLHGGKYYFYKNDGLQNQAVLYVQDTLTAEPRVVLDPNTWSKDGTIALAGMSFSDDGRYLAYGRAKSGSDWNTWHVLDLTTGKLLPDELDWIKFSGASWTPDNRGFYYSRYPQPASGESFKQLNLDQKVYYHALGTAQDTDRLVYERPDEPTWTFSADVTEDGNYLIITVSKGTDDKYRIFYQDLQKPDGKIVPLIDNFDQEYSFIGNDGRVMYFRTDRDAPRRRVISIDLDQPEQEHWRELIPQSADTLESISLVGDQFFAEYLHDAQSQIKVFDLAGKFIHEVPLPGIGSASGFGGKRKDTETFYTFSSFTTPANIFRYDLASGKSELLRQAKVKFDPDKYVVKQEFATSRDGTRVPLFIIHRRDIKLDGSNPTLLYGYGGFSISLTPGFSVSRIVWLEQGGVLAVANLRGGGEYGEEWHKAGTKLNKQNVFDDFIAAAEWLIEHKYTRPDKLAIQGGSNGGLLVGAAMTQRPELFGAAIPAVGVMDMLRFHKFTAGRFWVDDYGSADDPTEFAALYKYSPYHNLKPGTKYPATLIITADTDDRVVPGHSFKYAAALQAAHTGDAPVLIRIETKAGHGAGKPTSKLIEEAADQWAFLLDVLGN; encoded by the coding sequence ATGCCCACGACTGCCGCCGAACGGCCCCGGTTTGACTATCCCGCCACCAAGACCGTTGATCAGGCGGACGAATATCATGGCACGCGGGTTGCCGATCCGTATCGCTGGTTGGAAGAGGATGTGCGTGAATCCCCAGCTGTCGCCGAGTGGGTCGAGGCGCAAAACCGTGTTACGTTTGGTTACCTGGAAAAGCTGCCCCAGCGGCAAAAGCTGCGCGACCGCCTGACCGAAATCTGGAATTATGAACGATTTAGCGCGCCGATGTTGCACGGGGGAAAGTATTACTTCTATAAAAATGACGGACTGCAGAATCAAGCGGTACTGTATGTGCAAGACACGTTGACCGCGGAGCCGCGCGTGGTGCTGGACCCCAATACTTGGTCAAAGGATGGCACGATCGCGCTGGCGGGGATGTCCTTTAGCGATGATGGCCGCTACCTGGCGTATGGCCGGGCCAAAAGTGGCTCTGACTGGAACACCTGGCATGTGCTAGATTTGACCACGGGAAAGCTGCTGCCGGATGAACTGGATTGGATCAAATTTAGCGGCGCGTCCTGGACGCCGGATAATCGGGGATTTTATTACAGCCGCTACCCGCAGCCCGCCAGTGGCGAATCGTTCAAGCAACTCAACCTTGATCAAAAAGTGTACTACCACGCGCTGGGAACCGCGCAAGACACTGATCGCCTCGTTTATGAACGGCCCGACGAACCGACGTGGACATTCAGCGCGGATGTGACCGAGGATGGAAATTATTTGATCATTACTGTCTCCAAGGGGACTGATGACAAGTACCGAATCTTTTACCAGGATTTACAAAAACCCGACGGCAAGATTGTGCCGCTCATTGACAATTTTGACCAAGAGTACAGCTTTATCGGCAACGATGGGCGTGTTATGTATTTTCGCACGGACCGGGACGCCCCCCGTCGCCGGGTGATCTCGATTGACCTGGACCAGCCAGAGCAAGAACATTGGCGCGAATTGATTCCGCAGTCGGCAGACACGCTGGAATCAATCAGTTTGGTGGGGGATCAATTTTTTGCCGAGTATTTGCATGACGCGCAAAGCCAAATCAAGGTATTTGACTTGGCGGGTAAATTCATCCACGAAGTGCCGTTGCCGGGGATCGGCAGCGCGTCGGGCTTTGGTGGCAAGCGCAAGGACACCGAAACGTTCTATACGTTTTCTAGCTTTACCACCCCCGCGAATATCTTTCGATATGATCTCGCGAGCGGAAAAAGCGAATTGTTGCGGCAGGCTAAAGTCAAATTCGATCCCGATAAATATGTGGTCAAGCAGGAATTTGCCACCAGCCGCGACGGGACCCGCGTGCCGCTATTCATCATTCATCGTCGGGACATCAAATTGGACGGATCAAACCCGACGCTGTTATACGGCTATGGCGGGTTTAGCATTTCGCTGACGCCCGGCTTTTCGGTCAGCCGGATTGTCTGGCTGGAACAAGGGGGCGTGCTGGCCGTGGCAAACCTGCGCGGTGGGGGGGAATATGGCGAGGAATGGCACAAAGCGGGGACCAAGCTAAATAAACAAAACGTGTTTGATGATTTTATCGCCGCGGCGGAATGGCTCATCGAGCACAAGTACACCCGCCCCGACAAGCTGGCTATCCAAGGGGGGAGTAACGGGGGCTTGCTGGTCGGGGCGGCCATGACCCAGCGGCCCGAACTATTTGGCGCGGCAATCCCCGCCGTCGGCGTCATGGATATGTTGCGCTTTCACAAGTTCACCGCCGGGCGCTTTTGGGTGGATGATTATGGCTCGGCCGATGATCCTACCGAATTCGCCGCGCTCTACAAGTACTCTCCCTACCACAACTTAAAGCCCGGGACCAAGTATCCCGCGACATTAATCATCACCGCCGACACCGACGACCGCGTGGTGCCGGGGCATAGCTTTAAATATGCCGCCGCGCTGCAGGCCGCGCATACCGGCGACGCCCCGGTCCTCATCCGCATCGAAACCAAGGCCGGTCATGGCGCGGGCAAACCTACCAGCAAACTGATCGAGGAAGCGGCCGATCAATGGGCGTTTCTGCTGGATGTGCTGGGGAATTAG
- a CDS encoding DUF1553 domain-containing protein, whose product MSQQPVNIDKTASACWIFPLGSSPVVCISRIPGCRWLFCLATVLFLGKLDAAETPPQAPAAPTEAAKVEPTADQTEPTTTPAESTAAQLDFFEQHIRPLLVAKCYSCHSATAEELGGELLLDSRGGSRRGGGTGPAVVPGDLEKSLLITAVRYKDSDLQMPPDGKLSDPEIALLEKWISTGAADPRDADTKHAGKTLDLAAARQFWSLRPITPPPVPAVRQTDWPLTDIDRFVLARQEAQNLAPAADADKRAWLRRVTYDVTGLPPTLEEVAAFIADDSPSAFATVVDRLLASPRYGERWGRHWLDVVRYADTAGDNSDYPIPQMHRYRDWVISALNRDLPYNEFVRDQLAGDLRGGSTEAERQARIIATGYLANARRFGSTVPDYPWHLTIEDTIDNVSRAFLGTSLGCARCHDHKFDPLTTRDYYGIYGIFQSTRYPWPGIELEKQQRDFIPLVSPEKLPQALANQAAHEQQLKDLADEIGKLDESIKGAEGEEKSRQEQARKVAKERLQQLREAPPAFETAYAVTDAEKRADAAIQLKGNPAQTGDVVPRHFPEVLGGQKLPPDHPTSGRELLAEWIVAPENPLAARVIVNRVWQHHFGRGIVPTPNDFGKQGQPPTHPELLDHLASQFVADGWSLKALHRRILLSRVYRLSTQRSESSMAADPANIWLSGYPRRRLDAEAIRDTLLAVGGNLDLSPAGPHPFPAMATWGFTQHHPFKAVYDSQRRSVYLMTQRIQRHPFLAIFDGADPSASTPLRQTSTTPVQALFLLNDPLVHGQSRLTAQRVLARASDPAARVGYAYELLYCRIATEEEITAALRFFDHAKELLRQRGVAAEELELAVYSAYLRTLLSTNEFVYLD is encoded by the coding sequence ATGTCGCAGCAGCCAGTTAATATCGACAAGACAGCCTCAGCATGCTGGATATTTCCGTTAGGCAGTTCCCCTGTGGTGTGCATTTCACGAATCCCTGGCTGTCGCTGGCTCTTCTGTCTGGCCACGGTTCTTTTTTTAGGCAAACTTGACGCCGCGGAAACGCCTCCCCAGGCACCCGCCGCTCCCACGGAAGCGGCTAAAGTGGAGCCAACTGCGGATCAGACTGAACCAACTACCACACCGGCGGAGTCTACAGCCGCTCAGCTTGATTTTTTTGAGCAGCATATTCGGCCCCTGCTGGTGGCCAAGTGTTATTCGTGCCACAGCGCGACGGCGGAGGAACTGGGAGGGGAGCTATTATTAGATTCGCGCGGGGGGAGTCGCCGCGGGGGAGGGACCGGCCCGGCGGTTGTTCCTGGAGATTTGGAAAAGAGTCTGCTCATCACGGCGGTGCGGTACAAAGATAGCGATTTGCAAATGCCCCCCGACGGCAAATTGTCCGACCCAGAAATCGCTCTATTAGAAAAATGGATCTCCACCGGCGCGGCCGATCCCCGCGACGCCGACACCAAGCATGCGGGAAAAACGCTGGACCTAGCCGCCGCGCGGCAATTCTGGTCGCTGCGGCCGATTACCCCGCCGCCAGTCCCCGCGGTTCGGCAAACGGACTGGCCCCTGACCGATATCGACCGGTTTGTCCTGGCTCGGCAAGAAGCACAAAATCTAGCCCCGGCCGCCGATGCCGACAAGCGCGCCTGGCTGCGCCGCGTGACGTATGACGTGACGGGACTTCCCCCCACCCTGGAAGAAGTGGCCGCGTTTATCGCGGATGATTCGCCCAGCGCGTTTGCCACCGTGGTGGATCGGTTGTTGGCCTCCCCCCGGTATGGCGAACGTTGGGGGCGGCACTGGCTAGACGTCGTCCGTTATGCCGACACCGCCGGCGATAACTCGGACTATCCCATTCCGCAAATGCACCGCTACCGCGATTGGGTGATCTCCGCCCTCAACCGGGATCTCCCCTACAACGAATTTGTGCGCGATCAACTGGCCGGGGACCTGCGCGGCGGTTCGACCGAGGCAGAACGTCAGGCGCGGATTATCGCCACCGGCTACTTGGCGAATGCCCGCCGGTTTGGCTCCACGGTCCCTGATTATCCCTGGCATCTGACGATCGAGGACACCATCGATAACGTCAGCCGGGCGTTCCTAGGCACATCACTGGGCTGTGCCCGCTGTCATGATCACAAGTTCGATCCCTTGACCACCCGCGACTATTACGGGATTTATGGCATCTTTCAAAGCACGCGTTATCCTTGGCCGGGGATCGAGTTAGAGAAGCAGCAGCGGGATTTCATTCCCCTAGTTTCCCCGGAAAAATTGCCCCAGGCCCTGGCCAACCAAGCCGCGCACGAACAACAGCTAAAAGACCTGGCGGATGAAATTGGGAAATTGGACGAGTCGATTAAGGGAGCGGAAGGGGAAGAAAAAAGCCGCCAGGAACAGGCCCGCAAGGTGGCCAAGGAACGCCTGCAACAACTGCGTGAGGCTCCCCCCGCGTTTGAAACCGCTTATGCCGTCACTGATGCCGAGAAGCGTGCCGACGCGGCGATTCAACTCAAAGGAAATCCGGCCCAAACGGGGGATGTGGTGCCGCGGCATTTTCCCGAAGTCCTGGGGGGGCAAAAGCTTCCGCCGGACCACCCCACTAGTGGCCGCGAGCTGTTGGCTGAATGGATTGTGGCCCCGGAAAATCCCCTGGCCGCGCGGGTCATTGTGAATCGGGTCTGGCAACACCACTTTGGACGGGGAATTGTTCCCACGCCCAATGATTTTGGCAAACAAGGTCAACCGCCGACGCATCCAGAGTTATTGGACCATTTGGCCAGTCAATTTGTGGCGGACGGCTGGTCGCTCAAGGCCCTGCACCGGCGGATACTACTGTCGCGCGTGTATCGGCTTTCCACGCAACGATCGGAGAGTTCAATGGCCGCCGATCCCGCGAATATTTGGCTAAGCGGTTATCCCCGCCGGCGGCTCGATGCCGAGGCGATCCGCGACACGCTGTTGGCGGTGGGGGGAAATTTGGATCTGAGTCCGGCGGGACCGCATCCGTTTCCGGCGATGGCGACCTGGGGATTCACGCAGCATCATCCGTTCAAGGCGGTCTATGACAGCCAGCGGCGCAGCGTCTATCTGATGACGCAGCGGATTCAGCGGCATCCGTTTTTGGCGATTTTTGACGGGGCGGACCCTTCCGCCAGCACGCCGCTGCGCCAGACCAGCACCACGCCGGTGCAGGCGTTGTTTTTGCTCAATGATCCGCTGGTGCATGGCCAGTCGCGGTTGACAGCGCAGCGCGTGCTAGCGCGGGCCAGCGATCCGGCCGCGCGGGTGGGTTATGCCTACGAATTGCTATATTGCCGAATTGCCACCGAGGAAGAGATTACCGCCGCGCTGCGATTTTTTGACCATGCGAAGGAGTTGCTGCGGCAGCGGGGCGTGGCGGCCGAGGAGTTGGAACTGGCCGTGTACAGCGCATACCTGCGGACGTTGCTGAGTACCAATGAATTTGTGTATTTGGATTAG
- a CDS encoding DUF1501 domain-containing protein, which yields MRQISLQSPLPRRAVLQSLVGGSLLLPGILSELLAADSAPGQETSPPPGSAPDPLLPREPHFAARAKRVIFVFSNGGVSHMDTFDYKPELFKADGKRTGVGGGLSRDQRKLQKPLWEFKPGGQCGTLVSDIFPHIRDCMDDICLFRSLHGEDNEHYNATLGMHTGSFFFSRPSIGSWVSYGLGTMNQNLPSFVALAPQMPYAGTQIFNNDFLPAYHQGVRVIGGAEPIANLARRSPQEGLQELELKLADALNNRHLRVRGADSELSARIRSFETAFHMQTEAPEVFDLEQESDETLALYGLERGKREGFGWQCLVARRLAERGVRFIEVVDGSSSHNWDQHDDMAKHADHAKNIDQPLAGLLKDLKQRGMLADTLVVWTTEFGRTPGADGEKGRGHHSACFSSWLAGGGVKGGMTYGATDEIGAKVAENGVHVHDFHATILHLLGIDHTRLTYRHGGRDYRLTDVAGKVVKEALG from the coding sequence ATGCGTCAAATTTCTTTACAATCTCCGCTTCCCCGCCGCGCGGTGTTGCAATCGCTGGTGGGGGGGTCCCTCCTGCTCCCCGGCATCTTAAGCGAACTGCTGGCGGCTGACTCCGCCCCGGGACAAGAAACGTCCCCGCCCCCTGGGTCCGCGCCCGATCCCCTCTTGCCGCGGGAGCCGCACTTTGCCGCGCGGGCCAAGCGGGTGATTTTTGTCTTTTCCAATGGGGGCGTATCGCACATGGACACGTTTGATTACAAGCCGGAACTGTTTAAGGCCGATGGCAAGCGGACCGGCGTGGGTGGCGGGTTATCCCGCGACCAGCGAAAATTACAAAAGCCCTTGTGGGAGTTTAAGCCCGGCGGCCAGTGCGGCACGCTAGTGAGCGATATCTTTCCGCACATACGCGATTGTATGGACGACATTTGTCTGTTTCGTTCTTTGCATGGCGAGGATAACGAACATTACAACGCCACGCTGGGGATGCATACCGGGTCGTTCTTTTTCTCCCGGCCCAGCATCGGCTCGTGGGTGAGTTACGGACTGGGGACGATGAACCAGAATTTACCGTCGTTTGTGGCGCTGGCGCCGCAGATGCCGTACGCCGGGACGCAGATTTTTAATAATGATTTTTTGCCCGCGTATCACCAGGGAGTGCGGGTGATCGGCGGAGCGGAGCCAATCGCCAATCTGGCCCGTCGCTCCCCCCAGGAGGGCCTGCAAGAACTGGAACTCAAGCTGGCGGACGCGCTCAACAACCGGCATCTGCGGGTGCGCGGCGCGGATAGCGAGCTTTCGGCCCGGATTCGCAGCTTTGAGACGGCGTTTCACATGCAGACCGAAGCGCCCGAGGTTTTTGATCTAGAGCAAGAGTCCGACGAAACGCTGGCCCTGTATGGGCTGGAGCGCGGTAAGCGCGAGGGTTTTGGCTGGCAATGCCTGGTTGCGCGGCGGTTGGCGGAGCGGGGGGTGCGGTTTATCGAGGTGGTCGATGGCAGCAGCAGCCACAATTGGGACCAGCATGACGACATGGCCAAACACGCCGACCATGCCAAAAATATCGATCAACCGCTGGCGGGTTTATTAAAGGACCTAAAGCAGCGGGGGATGCTGGCGGACACGCTGGTGGTTTGGACGACCGAATTTGGCCGGACGCCCGGCGCGGATGGAGAAAAAGGGCGCGGGCATCATAGCGCGTGCTTTTCGTCCTGGCTGGCGGGAGGCGGCGTCAAGGGAGGGATGACGTATGGCGCCACGGACGAGATTGGCGCCAAAGTGGCCGAAAACGGCGTCCATGTGCATGACTTTCACGCGACGATCTTGCATCTATTGGGGATTGACCATACGCGGCTGACGTACCGCCACGGCGGGCGCGACTATCGCCTGACCGACGTCGCGGGCAAAGTGGTGAAAGAGGCGCTGGGGTAA
- a CDS encoding four helix bundle protein, with protein MTYERFEEVPVWQVAADLAARLLLWTQQGIFRNKGDLAKQMQRAVLSISNNIAEGFERGTTKELLQYLYIARGSAGEVRSMLCVLERMLRLQSANPTGQNLKSKIANLRSQISDFQSEVAEYKAICESISRQIRGWANSLQNSDITGQRHLNDATRNKYQEQRRQTELDEKRRAWRTEFEQRLKCEAANRATANDGVEQDITPKDLAQKDSATEYRD; from the coding sequence ATGACCTACGAGCGCTTTGAGGAAGTACCGGTTTGGCAAGTCGCGGCGGATCTGGCCGCCCGTTTGCTGCTTTGGACCCAGCAAGGGATTTTTCGCAACAAGGGCGATTTGGCCAAACAAATGCAGCGGGCGGTGTTGTCGATTTCCAACAATATCGCGGAAGGCTTTGAACGGGGCACCACCAAGGAGCTATTGCAGTATTTATACATCGCGCGGGGATCGGCGGGCGAGGTTCGCAGTATGCTGTGTGTGTTGGAAAGAATGCTGCGGCTGCAATCGGCAAACCCCACCGGGCAAAATCTCAAATCTAAAATTGCAAATTTGAGATCACAGATTTCAGATTTTCAATCCGAGGTTGCGGAATATAAAGCGATTTGCGAATCGATCTCGCGTCAAATACGCGGGTGGGCGAATAGCCTGCAAAATTCCGACATTACCGGTCAGCGGCATTTGAATGACGCGACACGGAATAAATATCAAGAGCAACGTCGACAAACAGAGTTGGACGAAAAACGGCGTGCCTGGAGAACAGAATTTGAACAACGGCTAAAATGTGAAGCGGCCAATCGAGCAACCGCAAATGATGGGGTTGAGCAAGATATAACGCCAAAAGACTTAGCGCAAAAGGATTCAGCGACAGAATACCGTGATTGA
- the hisI gene encoding phosphoribosyl-AMP cyclohydrolase: MSRTEHIHLPNFAAAADGLVPAIAQDAATGQVLMLAWMNAESFAETLSTGRAVYYSRSRGKLWHKGEESGNVQLVRDVRIDCDGDTILLLVEQVGGAACHEGYASCFFRSRAGDAWQVNGERIFDPATVYGLK; encoded by the coding sequence ATGTCCCGCACCGAACACATTCACCTGCCGAACTTTGCCGCCGCGGCCGACGGCCTAGTCCCCGCCATCGCCCAGGATGCCGCCACCGGCCAGGTGCTCATGCTGGCCTGGATGAACGCCGAGAGCTTTGCCGAAACGCTCTCCACCGGTCGGGCGGTTTACTATAGCCGTTCCCGCGGCAAACTATGGCACAAAGGAGAGGAAAGCGGCAACGTGCAACTGGTCCGCGATGTTCGCATCGACTGCGACGGCGACACGATCCTGCTGCTGGTGGAGCAAGTCGGCGGCGCCGCCTGCCACGAGGGGTACGCCAGTTGCTTCTTTCGCAGCCGCGCGGGGGACGCTTGGCAGGTCAATGGCGAGCGAATATTTGACCCGGCGACCGTGTATGGGTTAAAGTAG